TGGTTCGCGTACCGAAAGATATTCGTTACGCATTGCCTGCCCTGGGGCTGGCAGATTTATGCGCAATGGCAAAAACGCTTATCCCGACCGGGAAATCGAGCTTGCTGAGCAGCTTGTTCTCGAATCGTAGCAGGCTGAGTAAAGCGTTATTTATGGGCTTGGGAAGAGCGGTCAAATCACCGTTGGCATCGGCAGCCTCAGCAGCAGTTGCATTGGGCTGTAGCAACCTTTGCATACCACGCACAAGCAGAGCAGGGGCAAACAGCACTCCGTTCCAATACGAGCTTCGGCTTATTGAAAAGCCACCGTGGCGCAGAGCGGTAAGCAAGGTTTTGCGCGTGTAGCGGCGAAAGTGGTGGTTGACCACATCGTGTTGGCTCCACAGCATCGGAAAAGCCGGCACAAACACAATCAGCCTTCCGCCCGGACGCAGTACCCGGTGCCACTCGCGTAAGGCTTGAGCTTCGTCTTCAATATGTTCCAGTACATCGGATGCGATGATGATGTCAAAGCTCTCGTCTGCAAAGTCAAGCCTGGCAGCATCCATTGCAAAGCTATTGGGCAGCCCTCGGCGGTGCGCAAGCTCTATGGCGCGGGGGCTAATATCGATGCCGGTAAAGTTGGAAAAGCCGCTTTCTCGCAGGCGCAGGAGCAACGGCCCACCCGAGCAGCCAATCTCAAGCAGGGGGGCGGTGGGTGCCAGGCCAAGCTCTTGCACCAGCGCGAACACAAAATCGCGCCTTGCCTGAAACCACCAGTGCTGTTCTTCCAGAAGGTGGTATTGCGCCTCGTATCGAATGTCCATGCGGGTTGGCCTTCGTAAGTGATAAAGGACTGGTCGTCGGGTGGTAGCTGGATTCGTGCCGAATTGGCGTTAGCTGCTGAAGACCAAGTATTCGGCAGAACGGGGGGCGTCAGACCGAAACTGGCCTACTTGCTTGCAACGCTCCGAGGAAATTGCCCTAGCCTGTAACCGTTCAGCACAAGCTGGCCAGCGGCAGTACGCCAGTACACATCCGTATCAATGGGCCTGATAAGCAAATCGTCCACCAGCAGGTCCTTATTATCATAGAGTACCTCGAGCCGCGTTGTGCCCGGACGTACCCTGATGGGCACCGCCACGCGTACCCAAACGCCGTCAATTTCTGTGGTGCGGTGGCCGTCGGTTACCTGATGATCGATCATGTCGTT
The sequence above is drawn from the Hymenobacter sp. YIM 151858-1 genome and encodes:
- a CDS encoding class I SAM-dependent methyltransferase — its product is MDIRYEAQYHLLEEQHWWFQARRDFVFALVQELGLAPTAPLLEIGCSGGPLLLRLRESGFSNFTGIDISPRAIELAHRRGLPNSFAMDAARLDFADESFDIIIASDVLEHIEDEAQALREWHRVLRPGGRLIVFVPAFPMLWSQHDVVNHHFRRYTRKTLLTALRHGGFSISRSSYWNGVLFAPALLVRGMQRLLQPNATAAEAADANGDLTALPKPINNALLSLLRFENKLLSKLDFPVGISVFAIAHKSASPRAGNA